In Rhodospirillales bacterium, a genomic segment contains:
- a CDS encoding 1-phosphofructokinase family hexose kinase, which translates to MPQIVTLTLNPTVDITWDVEDIVPTRKLRSGGGSVHPGGGGINISRVIATLGGDSTAIFPRGGITGSLLTELLDDYAIDRQVITIRGHTRLAATMSERSTQEEYRIIPPGPDVSESEWQAVLDCIADIRCEYLVCAGSLPRGAPDDFYARIATIARDRGVKMILDTSGRALVEGLKAGVYLVKPNLRELEHLVGRKAPTPEKQVNVVQQIIEEGRADMVALTLGAEGALLVWKDGVLRLASPEVERRSAVGAGSSFVAGLTLGLAEGRPLEDAFALAVACGAAALLTPGAELCRKPDVDRLYAEIQTSRQRH; encoded by the coding sequence ATGCCGCAGATCGTGACCCTGACGCTCAACCCGACGGTCGACATCACGTGGGACGTCGAGGACATCGTGCCGACGCGAAAATTGCGCTCCGGCGGCGGCTCGGTCCATCCGGGCGGCGGCGGCATTAATATCTCGCGCGTCATCGCCACGCTGGGCGGCGACAGCACCGCCATTTTCCCGAGGGGCGGGATCACGGGCTCGCTACTGACCGAACTGCTCGACGATTACGCCATCGACCGCCAGGTCATCACAATCCGCGGACACACCCGCCTCGCCGCCACCATGTCCGAACGCTCCACCCAGGAAGAATACCGCATCATCCCGCCGGGTCCGGACGTGAGCGAAAGCGAGTGGCAGGCGGTGCTCGACTGCATCGCCGATATCCGCTGCGAGTACCTGGTGTGCGCCGGCAGTCTGCCGCGGGGCGCTCCGGATGATTTCTACGCGCGCATCGCGACGATCGCCCGGGATCGGGGCGTCAAAATGATCCTCGACACCTCCGGGCGCGCCCTCGTTGAGGGACTCAAGGCCGGCGTATACCTGGTCAAGCCGAACCTGCGGGAACTGGAGCACCTGGTCGGGCGCAAGGCGCCGACGCCCGAGAAGCAGGTCAACGTAGTGCAGCAGATCATTGAGGAGGGTCGCGCCGATATGGTCGCCCTGACTCTGGGTGCGGAGGGTGCGCTTCTGGTCTGGAAGGACGGCGTTCTTCGCCTGGCGAGCCCCGAGGTAGAAAGGCGGAGTGCGGTCGGTGCGGGAAGCAGTTTCGTCGCCGGACTAACGTTAGGGCTGGCCGAGGGGCGGCCGCTGGAGGATGCCTTCGCCCTGGCTGTTGCCTGCGGCGCAGCGGCGCTGCTGACGCCGGGCGCGGAGCTTTGCCGGAAACCGGACGTCGACCGGCTGTACGCTGAGATTCAGACAAGCCGGCAGCGCCACTAA
- the phaC gene encoding class I poly(R)-hydroxyalkanoic acid synthase: MPDQQGTTSGATDVPGLSRSLAEVGEQTRRLLMEWLSVNGGDARQASLMDPLGVASSFLELAASMSSHPTRMVRAQQSLWQDFMALWQNTALRMMGGSVGPMVRPNERDFRFRDLAWEDSHVFSYILQSYLLTSRWLLRTFHDLDGLDAHTRETVDFYTRQFINALSPSNFAATNPEVIRATIATGGENLLNGLRHLLTDLTSVGFNAVVTTTRAFLPGETVAATPGKVIYRNAVMEVIQYAPRTATVTRAPLLFVPPWSNKYYLVDLGDDLSWVRWATGRGHTVFAISWANPDEHLEDVGFEDYVLHGPVAALDAIHKATGETGINTVGYCLGGTLLAAAIAYLAARGDTRVGSATFLATMLDYAEPGPLGGYIDQAAIDWLADMRNGIGHADATSLSTMVSLLKENDLIWSFVVNNYLLGHDTFPADLLRWNADTTRMPPALHCFYLDTLFRKNQLIEPGGITIRGEPVDLRCITVPAYFVAAREDHIAPWQSVFKGARQWPTPARFTLAASGHVTGIVNPPAANRYCHWTSARHLPSQPEHWLAGAAQRPGSWWPHWDAWIKRLGKHPRVPARQPGAGGLDILDDAPGTYLRATA, translated from the coding sequence ATGCCCGATCAACAAGGCACCACGTCCGGCGCGACCGATGTTCCCGGATTGTCGCGCTCCCTCGCAGAAGTCGGTGAGCAGACACGCCGCTTGTTGATGGAGTGGTTGTCCGTCAACGGCGGCGATGCCCGTCAAGCGAGTCTGATGGACCCGCTCGGCGTCGCAAGTTCTTTCCTGGAACTGGCCGCCTCAATGTCATCCCATCCGACGCGGATGGTCCGGGCGCAGCAATCCCTGTGGCAGGATTTCATGGCGCTCTGGCAGAACACCGCGCTCAGGATGATGGGCGGGTCGGTGGGGCCGATGGTGCGGCCGAACGAGAGAGACTTCCGCTTCCGAGACCTGGCGTGGGAGGACAGCCACGTCTTCAGCTACATTCTGCAATCCTATCTCCTGACCTCCCGCTGGCTTTTGCGCACTTTCCATGACCTGGACGGCCTCGATGCGCACACCCGGGAGACGGTGGACTTCTATACCCGGCAGTTCATCAACGCGCTGTCGCCCAGCAATTTCGCAGCCACCAATCCGGAAGTGATTCGGGCGACCATCGCCACCGGCGGCGAAAATCTGCTGAACGGTCTGCGGCATCTGCTTACCGATCTGACCTCGGTCGGGTTCAACGCGGTGGTTACCACGACGCGGGCGTTCCTTCCTGGCGAAACGGTTGCCGCCACCCCCGGCAAGGTCATCTATCGCAATGCCGTGATGGAGGTCATTCAGTACGCGCCGCGCACCGCAACCGTCACGCGCGCGCCGTTGCTGTTCGTCCCGCCGTGGAGCAACAAGTATTACCTTGTCGATCTCGGCGACGACCTGTCCTGGGTGCGCTGGGCGACCGGGCGCGGGCACACCGTGTTCGCCATCTCCTGGGCCAACCCCGACGAACACCTCGAAGACGTGGGATTCGAGGACTACGTGCTGCACGGGCCGGTGGCCGCGCTCGACGCCATCCACAAGGCCACCGGCGAGACCGGCATCAACACCGTCGGTTACTGTCTGGGCGGCACCTTGCTGGCGGCCGCCATCGCATACCTTGCGGCGCGCGGCGATACGCGGGTCGGCAGCGCCACCTTCCTCGCAACGATGCTCGATTATGCGGAGCCCGGACCGCTCGGCGGTTACATCGATCAAGCTGCCATCGACTGGCTGGCCGACATGCGCAACGGGATTGGCCATGCCGACGCCACGAGCCTCTCCACCATGGTCAGCCTGCTGAAGGAGAATGACCTGATCTGGTCGTTCGTCGTCAATAACTACCTCCTCGGCCACGACACGTTCCCGGCCGACCTGTTGCGCTGGAACGCCGATACCACCCGCATGCCGCCGGCGCTGCATTGCTTCTATCTCGATACCCTGTTCCGCAAAAACCAACTCATCGAGCCCGGCGGAATCACCATTCGCGGCGAGCCTGTCGATCTCCGGTGCATCACCGTCCCCGCCTACTTCGTCGCGGCGCGGGAGGACCATATCGCGCCGTGGCAATCGGTCTTCAAGGGTGCGCGGCAGTGGCCGACTCCTGCCCGCTTCACGCTGGCCGCATCCGGCCATGTCACCGGGATCGTCAATCCTCCGGCCGCCAATAGATATTGCCACTGGACTTCGGCCCGCCACCTGCCCTCCCAACCGGAGCACTGGCTGGCCGGCGCCGCGCAACGTCCCGGATCGTGGTGGCCTCACTGGGACGCGTGGATCAAGCGCCTTGGCAAGCACCCGCGGGTGCCGGCCCGCCAGCCTGGCGCCGGCGGCCTCGACATCCTGGATGACGCGCCAGGCACATACCTCCGCGCAACGGCCTGA
- a CDS encoding 6-phosphofructokinase: MFSGKVLIAQGGGPTAVINESLVGAVIESRKCPDIERVYGAYHGVRGIINEDFIDLTRETTHNLEMVGDTPAAALGSTRDKPDPSYCREIFKVCQAHDIRTFFYIGGNDSSDTLRIVRDEAVAAKYDLNCIHIPKTIDNDLMVNDHTPGYPSAARFVALAFAGANLDNKALPGVYIAVVMGRHAGFLTAAAALGRKYTDDGPHLIYVPERVFSLDQFVRDVQNVYNKHGRCMVAISEGVHDASDQPIISQLAKKVERDAHGNVQLSGSGALGDLLSDHIKANTNISRVRADTFGYLQRSFLGVVSDVDRREAREVGEKAAQYARYGDSTGHHTGSVTIHRTGFYSVEYHLRALEEIAGKTKVMPENFINAEGNNVTEHFLFYLRPLLGSGMPEVSRLRLNKVRKLLTE; the protein is encoded by the coding sequence ATGTTCTCAGGCAAAGTCCTGATCGCCCAAGGGGGCGGTCCCACGGCGGTGATCAACGAATCCCTGGTCGGCGCCGTCATCGAGTCCCGCAAGTGCCCGGACATCGAGCGCGTCTATGGCGCCTATCACGGGGTGCGCGGCATCATCAATGAAGACTTCATCGATTTGACGCGGGAGACCACCCACAACCTGGAGATGGTCGGCGACACCCCGGCGGCGGCTCTTGGCTCGACCCGCGACAAGCCTGATCCGTCCTATTGCCGCGAGATCTTCAAGGTCTGCCAGGCCCACGACATCCGCACGTTCTTCTACATTGGCGGCAATGACTCCTCCGACACGCTCCGCATCGTCCGCGATGAGGCGGTAGCCGCCAAGTACGACCTCAACTGCATCCACATCCCGAAGACCATCGATAACGACCTGATGGTCAACGACCACACGCCGGGTTACCCGTCGGCGGCGCGGTTCGTCGCCCTCGCCTTCGCGGGCGCCAACCTCGACAACAAGGCGTTGCCGGGCGTCTACATCGCCGTGGTGATGGGGCGTCACGCCGGCTTCCTGACCGCCGCGGCCGCACTCGGGCGCAAGTATACGGACGACGGCCCGCACCTCATCTACGTGCCGGAGCGGGTGTTCAGTCTCGATCAGTTCGTCCGCGACGTACAGAACGTCTACAATAAGCACGGGCGCTGCATGGTCGCCATCTCGGAAGGCGTCCATGACGCCAGCGACCAGCCGATCATCTCCCAGCTTGCCAAGAAGGTGGAGCGGGACGCCCACGGCAACGTCCAGCTTTCCGGCTCCGGCGCGTTGGGCGACCTGCTCTCCGACCACATCAAGGCCAACACCAACATCAGCCGGGTGCGGGCCGACACCTTCGGCTATCTGCAGCGTTCGTTCCTCGGCGTGGTCTCCGACGTGGACCGGCGGGAAGCCAGGGAAGTGGGAGAGAAAGCCGCGCAGTACGCCCGCTACGGCGACTCGACCGGGCACCACACCGGCTCGGTCACCATCCATCGCACCGGTTTTTACTCCGTCGAGTATCACCTTCGTGCCCTGGAGGAAATTGCCGGCAAGACCAAGGTCATGCCCGAGAACTTCATCAACGCCGAGGGCAACAACGTCACCGAGCACTTCCTGTTTTATCTGCGTCCGTTGCTCGGGTCGGGCATGCCGGAGGTGTCGCGCTTGCGCCTAAACAAGGTCAGAAAATTGCTGACGGAGTAG
- a CDS encoding homoserine dehydrogenase, with the protein MTHAPLKVGIAGLGTVGTGTVKLLQANAELLAVRCGRDIVVAAVADPDRRERGFATVPQAWYDDALQMVSDADLDLVVELIGGADGIGRAVVEQAIAAGRHVVTANKALIAHHGTTLATAAEAAGVVLACEAAVAGGIPIVKTLREGLVGNRRTRVYGILNGTCNYILTAMRDTGREFETVLAEAQALGYAEADPSFDVDGVDAAHKLAILAGLAFGCAVDFEAVHVEGIRHITAMDIAFADELGYRIKLLGIAGLSERGVERRVHPCMVAASAPIATVEGVFNAVVADGDFVDTIMQEGRGAGERPTASAVVADIADIARGHRIPTFGVPASRLAALPAVPMGRHRGPYYVRLMVVDQPGVFADVAAILRDHEVSMESVLQRSRSPGEAVPVVMTTHDTEEAAMVACLQAIGRLEASVEPPRMIRIEPL; encoded by the coding sequence GTGACGCATGCACCTTTGAAAGTCGGGATAGCCGGTCTCGGCACCGTCGGCACCGGCACCGTCAAGCTGTTGCAGGCCAACGCGGAGTTGCTCGCCGTTCGCTGCGGCCGCGACATCGTGGTCGCCGCCGTCGCCGACCCGGATCGCCGCGAGCGTGGCTTCGCCACGGTCCCGCAAGCCTGGTACGACGACGCCCTGCAGATGGTGAGCGATGCCGACCTCGACCTCGTGGTCGAACTGATCGGCGGCGCCGACGGGATCGGCCGCGCCGTCGTCGAGCAGGCCATCGCGGCCGGGCGCCACGTGGTCACCGCCAACAAGGCTTTGATCGCCCATCACGGCACGACGCTCGCCACGGCAGCGGAAGCGGCGGGCGTCGTGCTCGCCTGCGAAGCCGCAGTGGCCGGCGGCATCCCCATCGTCAAGACGCTCCGCGAGGGGCTGGTCGGCAATCGCCGCACCCGCGTCTACGGCATCCTCAATGGCACCTGCAACTACATCCTGACGGCGATGCGCGACACGGGCCGCGAGTTCGAGACGGTCCTGGCGGAGGCCCAGGCGCTCGGCTACGCCGAGGCCGACCCCTCGTTCGACGTCGACGGCGTGGACGCCGCCCACAAGCTCGCGATTTTGGCCGGGCTGGCGTTCGGCTGCGCCGTCGATTTCGAGGCGGTGCATGTGGAAGGCATCCGTCATATCACGGCGATGGACATCGCCTTCGCCGACGAACTCGGCTACCGCATCAAGCTTCTCGGCATCGCGGGGCTCTCCGAGCGCGGCGTCGAACGGCGTGTGCATCCGTGCATGGTGGCCGCCAGTGCGCCGATCGCCACCGTGGAAGGGGTGTTCAACGCCGTGGTTGCCGACGGCGACTTCGTCGACACCATCATGCAGGAGGGACGGGGGGCCGGCGAGCGGCCGACCGCGTCCGCCGTCGTCGCCGACATCGCCGACATCGCCCGCGGCCACAGGATCCCCACCTTCGGCGTCCCGGCGTCCCGGCTGGCGGCCTTGCCGGCGGTTCCAATGGGCCGGCATCGCGGCCCCTACTACGTGCGGCTCATGGTGGTGGATCAGCCGGGCGTGTTCGCCGATGTTGCCGCTATACTCCGCGACCACGAGGTCTCGATGGAGTCCGTCCTGCAGCGGTCGCGCTCGCCGGGCGAAGCGGTGCCGGTGGTCATGACCACTCATGACACGGAGGAGGCGGCGATGGTGGCCTGCCTGCAGGCGATCGGCCGGCTGGAGGCGAGCGTCGAGCCGCCGCGCATGATTCGCATCGAGCCGCTGTAA
- a CDS encoding 1-phosphofructokinase family hexose kinase has protein sequence MRRVVTLTINPSVDIVWEVEEMVPHKKLRASAGKLYAGGGGINVSRAISLLGGESWAVITRGGLTGTLLTELLDEIGLSRRTIKIAGHTRLSATVYERASGLEYRVTPPGPEVKEDEWKAFLDMVTETDAEFVVATGSLARGVPNDFYARVAAAANKRGAKLILDTSGRALYEALEEGVYVVKPSQRELENLLGRRAFTEEQQEELAMQLVNDGKAQIVALTLGEDGALLVRKEGKLRLPSPKVEVKSAVGAGDTFVGALTHGLSEGRTPEDAFTLAVAAGAAAVMTLGTELCRKADVDRLYEGLRSMSAGV, from the coding sequence ATGCGGCGAGTCGTAACGCTGACGATCAATCCCTCCGTCGACATCGTCTGGGAAGTTGAGGAGATGGTGCCCCACAAGAAGCTGCGGGCGAGCGCCGGCAAGCTTTACGCCGGCGGCGGCGGCATCAACGTGTCACGGGCCATTTCACTGCTCGGCGGCGAGAGCTGGGCCGTGATCACTCGCGGCGGCCTGACCGGCACCCTGTTGACCGAATTGCTGGATGAAATCGGCCTTAGCCGCAGAACCATCAAGATCGCCGGCCATACCCGCCTCAGCGCGACCGTCTACGAGCGGGCAAGCGGCCTCGAGTACCGGGTGACGCCGCCGGGGCCGGAGGTCAAGGAGGACGAATGGAAGGCGTTCCTGGACATGGTGACGGAGACCGACGCCGAGTTCGTGGTGGCAACCGGGAGTCTCGCGCGCGGCGTCCCCAATGATTTTTATGCTCGGGTCGCCGCCGCCGCCAACAAGCGGGGCGCCAAGCTGATCCTCGATACATCGGGCCGCGCCCTTTACGAAGCGCTCGAGGAAGGCGTGTACGTGGTCAAGCCGAGCCAGCGCGAGCTGGAGAACCTCTTGGGTCGAAGGGCGTTTACCGAAGAGCAGCAGGAAGAACTGGCGATGCAGTTGGTCAACGACGGCAAGGCGCAGATCGTCGCGCTCACCCTCGGCGAGGATGGCGCGCTGCTGGTGCGGAAAGAAGGCAAGCTGCGCCTGCCGAGCCCGAAGGTGGAAGTGAAGAGCGCCGTCGGCGCCGGCGACACCTTCGTCGGCGCCCTGACCCACGGCCTCTCGGAAGGGCGGACGCCCGAGGACGCCTTCACCCTGGCGGTGGCGGCGGGCGCCGCGGCGGTCATGACCCTGGGGACGGAGCTGTGCCGCAAGGCGGACGTGGACCGCCTTTACGAGGGCCTGCGATCGATGAGCGCGGGCGTCTGA